The following proteins come from a genomic window of Proteiniphilum propionicum:
- a CDS encoding DNA topoisomerase IV subunit B: MNETERELQILQNNYQEENIVTLEWQEHIRRRPGMYIGKLGDGSSSDDGIYVLLKEVLDNSIDEYMMGFGKTIEVGVEGDKVTVRDYGRGVPLGKVEDVCSKMNTGAKYDSKAFKKSVGLNGVGIKAVNALSSSFLMVSSRDGKSKVVEFQQGVLSHEGDIESSANQNGTHVEFTPDREIFGEYYYRDEHIEPLLKNYVFLNIGLTIVFNGKKYSSKNGLEDLLNENLTSDELYPIIHLFGDDIEVAITHTNQYGEEYYSFVNGQHTTQGGTHLTAFREAVARVIKEFYNRNFEYSDIRNGIVAAISIKVEEPVFESQTKTKLGSKEMGPNGISVSKHINDFLKQELDNYLHKNPDMVDVLQKKILDSEKERKAIAGVTKLAKERAKKANLHNKKLRDCRIHYNDAKGDDREKSSIFITEGDSASGSITKSRDPNLQAVFSLRGKPLNSFGLTKKIVYENEEFNLLQAALNIEENMDGLRYNKVIIATDADTDGMHIRLLLLTFFLQFFPDLIKKGHVYILQTPLFRVRNKKKTLYCYTEEERLSAIEELGPNPEITRFKGLGEISPEEFRNFIGEDIRLDRVTMRKEDLLKELLEFYMGKNTPERQSFIIENLVVEEDEVA; the protein is encoded by the coding sequence GTGAACGAAACAGAAAGAGAATTACAGATACTTCAAAATAACTATCAAGAAGAGAATATTGTTACTCTGGAGTGGCAGGAACATATACGCCGCCGCCCGGGTATGTATATCGGAAAACTGGGAGATGGTTCATCTTCCGATGATGGTATATACGTGTTGCTAAAAGAGGTACTTGATAACTCAATAGATGAGTATATGATGGGTTTTGGCAAGACTATCGAGGTGGGTGTCGAGGGCGATAAAGTTACAGTACGAGACTACGGCAGGGGTGTTCCCCTGGGAAAGGTTGAGGATGTATGCTCCAAGATGAATACCGGTGCCAAGTACGACTCCAAAGCATTTAAAAAGTCAGTAGGGCTCAATGGGGTGGGGATAAAGGCAGTAAACGCACTTTCATCTTCATTTCTTATGGTAAGCTCGCGTGACGGGAAATCAAAAGTTGTGGAATTCCAGCAAGGTGTACTCTCGCATGAAGGGGACATAGAGAGCAGTGCAAATCAGAACGGTACTCATGTAGAGTTTACACCCGACAGAGAGATCTTTGGTGAGTATTACTACCGGGATGAGCATATTGAACCGCTGCTTAAAAATTATGTATTTCTGAACATAGGTTTAACCATTGTTTTTAATGGTAAAAAATACTCGTCGAAAAACGGACTTGAAGATCTGTTGAATGAAAATCTAACTTCTGATGAACTCTATCCCATTATTCATCTTTTCGGCGATGATATTGAGGTAGCGATCACTCACACCAACCAGTACGGAGAGGAGTATTATTCTTTTGTAAACGGGCAGCATACCACACAGGGAGGGACCCATCTGACAGCCTTTCGTGAAGCTGTAGCACGTGTGATCAAGGAGTTTTATAACCGGAATTTTGAGTACTCCGATATTCGTAATGGCATAGTTGCAGCTATCAGCATAAAAGTGGAAGAGCCGGTTTTTGAATCTCAGACAAAGACCAAGCTTGGTTCAAAAGAGATGGGACCTAACGGTATCTCAGTGAGCAAGCATATAAACGATTTTCTAAAGCAAGAGTTGGATAACTATCTGCACAAGAATCCTGATATGGTGGATGTGCTGCAGAAAAAGATTCTAGACTCCGAAAAGGAACGTAAGGCAATTGCCGGTGTAACCAAGCTTGCGAAGGAGCGAGCTAAAAAGGCCAATCTTCACAACAAAAAATTACGCGATTGCCGAATCCATTACAACGATGCTAAAGGTGATGACCGGGAAAAATCAAGTATCTTCATTACTGAGGGAGATTCTGCAAGTGGCTCCATCACCAAGAGTCGCGATCCCAATCTCCAGGCTGTGTTCAGCCTTCGCGGGAAGCCTCTTAACAGTTTCGGGCTGACAAAGAAAATTGTCTATGAGAACGAAGAGTTCAATCTGCTGCAGGCAGCACTCAATATTGAAGAAAACATGGATGGGCTGCGGTACAACAAAGTGATTATTGCAACCGATGCCGATACCGACGGTATGCACATCAGGCTGTTGCTGCTTACTTTTTTTCTGCAATTTTTCCCCGACCTAATTAAAAAGGGGCATGTTTATATTTTACAGACACCACTTTTCCGTGTTCGTAACAAGAAGAAAACTCTCTATTGCTATACCGAAGAGGAACGGCTCAGCGCAATTGAGGAGCTAGGCCCTAACCCGGAGATAACCCGTTTCAAAGGTTTGGGAGAGATATCTCCCGAAGAGTTCCGTAATTTCATTGGAGAAGATATTCGCCTCGATAGGGTGACCATGCGCAAAGAGGACCTTCTTAAGGAACTGCTTGAATTTTACATGGGTAAGAATACTCCCGAACGCCAATCGTTTATTATAGAGAATTTGGTTGTGGAAGAGGATGAGGTGGCTTAG
- a CDS encoding GNAT family N-acetyltransferase, which yields MSVIINKVTTKDDLRKFIHFGIDLYESNEYFVPPLVYDERDTLSRTKNPAFDHCDASYFLAYRDEEIVGRIAVIINFKANEIWNERNARFGFVDFIDDSEVVDALFGAAESWARSRGMEKIHGPLGFTDLDHEGMLVEGFDQMSTLSTIYNYPYYVDHMARMGYVKDQDWVEYLITIPKEMPERFIRATEIVKKRSGLAVKHLQSKKDVIPYARDIFKLINRAYKDLYGFVELSERQIDYYVDMYIPMLRLEFLTLVIRQEDNKLIGVGIGLPSIAKALQKARGRFVPTGWYHLYKALKGKGNNVLDLLLVAVDPEYQGKGVNALLFNEFIPAAIQLGFEYAESNPELELNSRVQSLWDDLEAKQTKRRRAFIKNL from the coding sequence ATGTCAGTCATAATCAATAAAGTCACTACGAAGGATGATTTAAGGAAGTTCATCCATTTCGGCATCGATCTCTATGAGAGCAATGAATATTTTGTTCCTCCACTAGTTTATGATGAGAGAGATACGCTCAGCAGAACCAAGAATCCTGCATTTGATCATTGCGATGCATCATATTTTCTTGCTTACCGCGATGAAGAGATAGTGGGACGGATTGCTGTAATTATCAATTTCAAAGCGAATGAGATATGGAATGAGAGGAATGCCCGTTTCGGTTTTGTTGATTTTATTGATGACAGTGAAGTAGTTGACGCACTTTTTGGCGCAGCTGAGAGTTGGGCACGTTCCAGAGGCATGGAGAAAATTCACGGGCCGCTGGGTTTTACCGATCTCGATCATGAGGGTATGCTCGTTGAGGGGTTCGATCAGATGAGCACTTTGTCCACCATTTATAACTATCCCTACTATGTGGATCATATGGCAAGGATGGGCTATGTTAAGGATCAGGACTGGGTGGAGTATCTCATCACTATCCCTAAAGAGATGCCTGAACGGTTTATCCGTGCAACTGAGATAGTAAAAAAACGTTCAGGCTTGGCTGTAAAACATCTCCAGAGTAAAAAGGATGTAATTCCTTATGCAAGAGATATTTTTAAATTAATCAATCGCGCATATAAAGATTTGTATGGCTTTGTAGAGCTCTCCGAGAGACAGATCGATTATTACGTGGATATGTACATTCCAATGCTTCGTCTGGAATTTCTGACCCTAGTAATAAGGCAGGAAGACAATAAGTTGATTGGTGTGGGAATAGGCCTGCCAAGTATTGCCAAAGCTTTACAGAAAGCAAGGGGGCGGTTTGTCCCTACAGGATGGTATCATCTGTATAAAGCTTTAAAGGGAAAAGGGAACAATGTATTGGATCTGTTGCTGGTAGCTGTTGATCCTGAATACCAAGGCAAAGGAGTAAATGCTTTGTTATTCAATGAGTTTATCCCTGCTGCCATTCAATTGGGTTTTGAATATGCAGAGAGCAATCCAGAACTGGAACTGAACAGCAGAGTACAATCATTGTGGGACGACCTTGAAGCTAAACAGACAAAAAGGCGCAGAGCTTTTATAAAAAATTTATAG
- a CDS encoding MltF family protein, translating into MVLKSLALMSLVLSCLGCGKQKDSRRDFHQILQSGTLRVLTLNTSTSYFIYRDQPMGYHYDMIVDFSRYHGLIPEIIVAENPKALLEMLQSGEGDVIAYNMPVTNALKDSVIYCGLQQISHQVLVQRAMRGDTLLTDVTGLIGKSVTVIEGSKYIDRMENLNNELGGGIYIEHAGKDTIVVEDLIRMVSRGELAYTVADDDLARLNQTYFRNLNVDLQVSFDQRSSWMVRKDMPVLADSLDSWIENKAAEPEFLHIIKRYFEEAKGFSASDRFTYGDILGRGVISPFDIFFKKYGKEKKIDWRLLASIAFQESTFNTEGQSWAGAAGLMGLMPETAASVGLDQNRILDPDSNIRAGTEYLKSLLALFRSVENPDERLKMALASYNAGVGHVFDARALAEKYEADKNVWEGNVEKYILLKRLKQYYADPVCKNGYFRGDETVNYVRNVIGRWEFYKEKVKE; encoded by the coding sequence ATGGTTTTGAAGTCGCTGGCGTTAATGTCGCTGGTGCTGTCATGCCTCGGGTGTGGGAAACAGAAAGACAGCAGGCGTGATTTTCATCAAATCCTTCAGTCCGGCACCCTGCGTGTTCTTACGCTAAACACATCTACTTCATATTTTATCTATCGTGATCAACCGATGGGTTATCATTATGATATGATTGTTGATTTTAGCAGGTATCACGGCCTTATCCCGGAGATTATTGTCGCAGAAAATCCAAAAGCACTTTTGGAGATGTTGCAGAGTGGAGAGGGTGATGTTATCGCATATAATATGCCTGTAACCAATGCATTGAAAGATTCGGTAATCTATTGCGGGCTTCAGCAGATCTCGCACCAGGTGCTTGTTCAACGTGCAATGAGAGGCGATACACTTCTTACCGATGTGACAGGGCTTATAGGGAAGAGTGTAACGGTTATTGAAGGGTCAAAGTATATTGACAGAATGGAAAATCTCAACAATGAGCTGGGTGGAGGCATTTACATTGAACATGCAGGCAAAGACACTATTGTCGTGGAGGACCTTATACGAATGGTTTCCCGTGGAGAACTGGCCTATACGGTTGCTGATGATGATCTTGCCAGGCTTAACCAGACCTATTTCAGAAACCTGAATGTTGATCTTCAGGTAAGTTTCGATCAGCGTTCATCGTGGATGGTGAGGAAGGATATGCCGGTGCTGGCCGACTCACTTGACAGCTGGATTGAAAACAAGGCGGCCGAGCCCGAATTTCTGCATATTATAAAACGTTATTTTGAAGAAGCGAAAGGGTTTTCCGCAAGTGACAGGTTTACATATGGAGATATTTTGGGGCGGGGGGTAATATCTCCTTTCGATATATTTTTTAAAAAGTATGGTAAAGAGAAGAAAATCGATTGGCGGCTGTTAGCATCTATTGCGTTCCAGGAATCAACATTCAATACTGAAGGGCAATCCTGGGCAGGCGCTGCAGGGTTGATGGGGCTGATGCCTGAAACGGCAGCTTCAGTGGGCCTTGATCAAAACCGGATACTTGATCCCGACTCCAATATACGTGCCGGTACTGAATATCTTAAAAGCCTGCTTGCACTTTTTAGATCTGTTGAGAACCCTGACGAACGCTTGAAAATGGCTCTGGCATCGTATAATGCCGGGGTGGGGCATGTCTTCGATGCACGGGCACTGGCAGAGAAGTATGAAGCGGATAAGAATGTGTGGGAAGGTAACGTGGAAAAGTATATCCTGTTGAAGCGTCTGAAGCAGTATTATGCTGATCCTGTGTGTAAGAACGGATATTTCAGGGGAGATGAAACAGTAAATTATGTAAGGAATGTAATTGGTAGATGGGAATTCTATAAGGAGAAAGTGAAAGAATAA
- a CDS encoding helix-hairpin-helix domain-containing protein, with translation MKYMKIFTLFLFIIGSIAGIYSQDSNWRIYVEHMAEEEGISETTIENIYEELLYLENNQMNLNSITRDQLEQFPLLSIEEINAIMGFLEKNRPLYTVYELRNVPRLDIKTVELILPFFYTGETDKTTAKLSLPGIAKKGLNELQFRLDKTVTPRAGYGEFPDSILERYPNRKYCGEDFYTSLRYSFRYRDKVQLGMTAEKDAGEPFFKSDHPKGYDHYGIHMIINDMGRLRTIALGDYRLSFGQGLILNNDFMVSKAWSNDNIARRTQHPKRHFSTAESGFFRGMAAVYEYDKISVTAFYSNRRIDANLSGDGEITSFKTDGLHRTPLEIDKKKNTREQVVGGNINFRKEGIRVGISGLYNTYDRVYNPPEQNYNIYYQRGSSHANASVDYSCQLPGFIFAGETAIAKNGAIATLNTAQYRPSQTLSFTLLHRYFPISYNSPYGQAFSEGSRVQNEKGLFLGSAFSPFRKFSVDTYIDFIRIPWLNFGIDTPSKAVEYYFLGNYAISRQNSLDIRYRYKQKEKNRRIPGEPVALVLPYATHKLRLRYVHELKNGWNFRTTADMAHYTEKHSPAENGFMISQNTGYRGKGRITGDIYLAYFSADTYNARLYSYERNLLNTFYMPSFYGRGYRLAISAKYNIATNLSFSVKAGYTHYFNRDTIGSGTEKINGNSRTDLFSYLRWKF, from the coding sequence ATGAAGTACATGAAAATATTTACTCTCTTCTTATTCATTATTGGATCCATTGCCGGCATATATTCCCAGGATTCAAATTGGCGCATATATGTGGAGCATATGGCTGAGGAAGAAGGGATAAGTGAAACCACCATTGAGAACATATATGAAGAGTTACTCTATCTGGAAAATAATCAGATGAACCTGAACAGCATAACTCGCGATCAGCTGGAACAATTTCCTCTCCTTTCGATTGAGGAGATTAATGCCATTATGGGTTTTCTTGAGAAAAACCGACCCCTATACACAGTTTACGAGCTTAGGAACGTACCTCGCCTGGATATAAAGACTGTTGAATTAATTCTCCCTTTCTTCTATACGGGAGAAACAGATAAAACCACAGCTAAACTGTCGTTGCCCGGGATAGCGAAAAAAGGATTAAACGAGCTTCAATTCCGACTCGACAAAACAGTTACACCCCGTGCCGGTTACGGCGAGTTTCCTGATAGTATTCTTGAACGCTACCCTAACCGAAAATATTGCGGTGAGGATTTTTATACATCACTCAGATACTCTTTTCGTTACCGAGATAAAGTACAGTTGGGTATGACTGCCGAAAAAGATGCCGGAGAGCCTTTTTTTAAATCAGATCATCCTAAAGGGTACGACCATTACGGAATTCATATGATCATAAATGATATGGGGAGATTAAGAACAATTGCACTGGGTGACTACCGCCTATCTTTCGGCCAGGGATTGATTCTTAATAACGATTTTATGGTAAGTAAGGCATGGAGCAACGATAATATCGCACGGCGTACACAACATCCGAAACGCCACTTTTCTACGGCCGAAAGCGGTTTTTTCAGAGGGATGGCAGCTGTTTATGAGTATGACAAGATATCTGTAACGGCCTTCTATTCCAACAGACGCATTGACGCAAACCTTTCCGGTGATGGCGAAATCACTTCGTTCAAAACCGACGGATTGCATCGCACACCTCTGGAGATTGATAAGAAAAAGAATACCCGGGAACAAGTGGTAGGGGGAAATATCAACTTCAGGAAAGAAGGGATACGGGTCGGTATAAGCGGATTATACAATACTTATGACAGAGTATATAACCCACCGGAACAGAATTACAACATCTACTATCAGAGGGGCTCTTCGCATGCTAACGCAAGTGTGGACTATTCCTGTCAACTCCCCGGATTTATCTTTGCCGGGGAAACAGCAATAGCTAAAAACGGAGCTATAGCCACACTGAACACGGCACAATACCGTCCCTCGCAAACTCTCTCCTTTACGTTGTTGCACCGATATTTCCCTATCTCATACAATTCTCCGTATGGACAGGCTTTTTCTGAAGGGAGCAGGGTGCAGAACGAAAAGGGTCTATTTTTGGGCAGTGCCTTTAGCCCTTTCCGGAAGTTTTCGGTTGACACGTATATCGACTTTATACGTATTCCATGGCTTAATTTTGGCATAGACACTCCCTCAAAAGCAGTGGAATACTATTTTCTGGGCAATTATGCAATATCTCGCCAAAATTCACTGGATATCCGCTACAGATACAAACAGAAGGAGAAGAACAGGCGCATTCCCGGTGAACCGGTTGCTTTGGTACTGCCCTATGCCACACATAAACTCCGCCTGCGGTATGTTCACGAGCTCAAAAACGGGTGGAATTTTCGGACAACAGCCGATATGGCACATTATACGGAAAAACATTCACCAGCTGAAAACGGATTTATGATCTCCCAAAATACAGGTTACCGAGGCAAAGGGCGAATCACCGGCGATATATATCTGGCTTACTTCAGTGCTGACACCTATAACGCACGGCTCTACTCGTATGAACGAAATCTGCTTAATACATTCTACATGCCTTCATTCTACGGACGAGGATACCGGCTGGCAATCTCGGCAAAATATAATATTGCCACAAATCTGTCATTTTCCGTGAAAGCAGGATACACACACTATTTCAACCGTGATACTATCGGAAGCGGCACGGAAAAGATTAACGGCAATAGCCGTACCGACCTGTTCAGCTACCTGAGGTGGAAGTTCTGA
- a CDS encoding ABC-F family ATP-binding cassette domain-containing protein, with protein sequence MPTPLLQIDSLTKSFGDLLLFSEISFGIAESDKIGLIARNGSGKTTLLNIIAGQESYDNGRVVFRNDIRFAYLEQSPRFDPNLTVLEACFSTGTDIVKLISRYEEIISSSSQDGLDEVLTEMDLHHAWDYEQRIKQILSQLKITNLHQKMGELSGGQIKRVALANVLISEPELLFMDEPTNHLDLEMVEWLEEFLSRNSMSLLMVTHDRYFLDRICTQILEIDEKQLFSYKGNFSYYLEKRDERVSAQNTETDRARNLMRKELEWMNRQPQARGTKAKSRIDAFHSLEERARHRREDQNIRLAAKGVYIGNKIFEAKNVSKRFGDIKITEDFSYIFSRYEKMGIVGNNGTGKSTFVKMLLNEEQPDSGSFEIGETVNFGYYSQEGLLFDEQMKVIEVVQNIAEVIDLGNGNHLTASQFLQHFLFPPEKQHNYVYRLSGGEKRRLYLCTVLIRNPNFLVLDEPTNDLDIITLNILEEYLANFKGCLIVVSHDRFFMDKVVDHLLVFQGDAQISDFPGNYTQYREWKSENDKIQSEMSRISKPDTNQHRKKTEEKRKLTFRERKEFEALEQEIEALESEKECIGSELSSGSLSPDELMNKSNHLSEIMQLIDEKTMRWLELSELE encoded by the coding sequence ATGCCCACCCCACTCCTGCAGATAGACTCACTCACCAAAAGCTTTGGAGACCTCCTTCTCTTCAGTGAAATCTCTTTCGGTATTGCTGAAAGCGACAAGATAGGACTGATTGCCCGGAACGGATCGGGCAAGACCACCCTGCTGAATATTATTGCTGGCCAGGAGTCTTACGACAATGGAAGGGTAGTATTCCGTAATGATATCCGGTTTGCATATCTGGAACAATCTCCCCGGTTCGACCCAAACCTGACGGTACTTGAAGCTTGTTTCAGTACCGGCACCGATATAGTGAAACTGATATCCCGGTATGAAGAGATAATCTCCTCCAGTAGTCAGGATGGGCTCGATGAGGTACTTACCGAGATGGATTTACATCATGCCTGGGATTATGAACAACGTATCAAACAAATTTTATCGCAGCTGAAGATCACCAACCTGCATCAGAAAATGGGCGAGCTATCGGGAGGACAGATAAAGAGGGTGGCGCTGGCAAATGTGCTTATCAGCGAACCGGAGCTGTTGTTTATGGACGAGCCGACAAACCACCTCGATCTTGAAATGGTGGAGTGGCTTGAGGAGTTCCTCTCACGGAACAGCATGAGTCTGCTCATGGTAACACACGATCGCTATTTTTTGGATAGAATCTGCACGCAGATACTTGAGATAGATGAAAAACAACTATTTTCCTATAAGGGTAACTTTTCTTATTATCTGGAAAAACGCGATGAACGAGTATCTGCACAGAACACCGAGACAGACAGAGCAAGGAACCTGATGCGAAAAGAGCTGGAATGGATGAATAGACAGCCTCAGGCACGCGGCACAAAGGCTAAATCACGCATTGATGCATTCCACTCACTCGAAGAGAGAGCCCGACACCGGCGTGAAGACCAAAATATACGCCTGGCAGCAAAAGGTGTGTATATCGGGAATAAGATCTTTGAAGCAAAGAACGTAAGTAAACGCTTTGGCGATATAAAGATCACGGAAGATTTCAGCTATATCTTTTCACGCTACGAGAAGATGGGAATAGTAGGGAATAACGGTACAGGTAAATCTACCTTTGTTAAGATGCTCCTAAACGAGGAGCAGCCTGATAGCGGCAGCTTCGAGATTGGCGAGACAGTGAATTTCGGTTATTACAGTCAGGAAGGATTGTTGTTTGATGAGCAGATGAAAGTGATTGAAGTGGTACAGAATATAGCTGAAGTTATTGACCTCGGCAATGGTAATCACCTCACCGCCTCGCAGTTCCTGCAACATTTTCTCTTCCCCCCCGAGAAACAACATAACTACGTGTACAGGCTCAGCGGCGGTGAAAAAAGGCGCCTCTATCTCTGCACTGTGCTGATCAGAAATCCCAATTTCTTAGTTCTGGACGAGCCAACCAACGATCTGGATATCATCACACTTAATATCTTGGAAGAGTATCTTGCCAACTTCAAAGGATGCCTTATCGTGGTATCTCACGACCGGTTCTTCATGGATAAAGTGGTGGATCACTTGCTTGTTTTTCAAGGAGATGCCCAGATAAGTGATTTTCCAGGGAACTACACACAATACAGGGAATGGAAATCAGAGAATGATAAGATACAATCCGAAATGAGCCGTATTTCTAAACCTGATACTAATCAGCATAGAAAAAAAACTGAGGAAAAAAGGAAGCTCACATTCAGGGAGAGAAAGGAGTTTGAAGCACTGGAACAGGAGATTGAAGCACTGGAGTCTGAGAAAGAGTGCATAGGCAGCGAACTATCATCAGGGAGCCTTTCCCCTGATGAACTGATGAACAAATCAAACCACCTGTCGGAGATCATGCAGCTGATTGATGAAAAAACTATGCGTTGGCTCGAATTAAGCGAACTGGAGTGA
- the rbr gene encoding rubrerythrin codes for MKSVKGTQTEKNLMQSFAGESQARMRYTYFAKQAKKEGFEQIAAIFQDTANQEQEHAKRMFKYLEGGMVEITAAFPAGVIGTTAENLKAAAEGENEEWTEMYPKFADIAEEEGFKEIATMYRMIAKAEAIHEEQYLKLLNHVENDTVFAREEEIEWQCRNCGFVIKSKKAPKTCPTCLHPQAYFEPKNDRYY; via the coding sequence ATGAAAAGTGTAAAGGGAACACAAACCGAAAAAAACCTGATGCAGTCATTTGCAGGAGAGTCGCAAGCCAGAATGCGTTATACCTATTTTGCCAAACAGGCAAAAAAAGAGGGCTTTGAACAGATTGCCGCCATTTTTCAGGATACTGCCAACCAAGAACAGGAGCATGCAAAACGTATGTTCAAATATCTAGAAGGTGGAATGGTAGAAATTACCGCTGCCTTCCCTGCGGGAGTGATCGGCACCACTGCAGAGAATCTAAAGGCTGCAGCTGAAGGTGAAAACGAAGAGTGGACCGAAATGTATCCTAAGTTTGCTGATATAGCCGAAGAAGAAGGATTCAAGGAGATCGCCACAATGTATCGAATGATTGCCAAGGCAGAGGCAATTCACGAAGAGCAGTACCTGAAGCTGCTGAACCATGTTGAAAATGATACAGTATTCGCCCGTGAAGAGGAGATAGAGTGGCAGTGCCGTAATTGCGGTTTTGTCATCAAGAGCAAAAAAGCTCCGAAGACATGCCCTACCTGTCTGCATCCCCAGGCTTACTTCGAGCCCAAAAACGACAGGTACTACTAA
- a CDS encoding tRNA threonylcarbamoyladenosine dehydratase, which produces MEYNEIFARTELLIGKDAMQAITTKKVILFGVGGVGSWCAEGLIRSGIMHLTIVDSDRVAAANINRQLPATTGTIGELKVNVLKMRLTEINPHAIINTIPEIYNAASSGSFHLEEYDYIIDAIDSLSNKVHLLITASKTGATLFSSMGAALKIDPQKIHVAEFWKVRGCKLASALRQRMRKEGKPQKPILCVYSEELLNNRGEDVLTDAGEHGSFRKAQINGTMVQVTAVFGFTLSGLVIQDIVKNL; this is translated from the coding sequence ATGGAGTATAACGAAATATTTGCCCGTACAGAGCTGCTTATAGGAAAAGATGCAATGCAAGCTATCACCACAAAAAAAGTAATTCTTTTTGGGGTTGGAGGCGTTGGTAGCTGGTGTGCCGAGGGGTTGATACGAAGCGGTATCATGCATCTTACCATCGTGGATTCAGACAGAGTTGCAGCAGCAAACATAAACCGTCAACTGCCGGCTACCACAGGAACAATTGGAGAGCTTAAGGTAAATGTGTTAAAAATGCGACTGACAGAAATAAATCCACATGCAATCATAAATACAATACCTGAAATTTATAATGCCGCATCGTCCGGTTCGTTTCACCTTGAAGAGTACGACTATATTATAGATGCAATCGACTCCCTTTCCAACAAGGTTCATCTCCTCATTACAGCCTCAAAAACCGGTGCAACCCTGTTCTCGTCGATGGGTGCAGCGCTCAAGATAGATCCGCAGAAGATTCACGTAGCGGAATTCTGGAAAGTACGTGGCTGCAAACTGGCATCGGCTCTGCGTCAGCGGATGCGAAAAGAAGGGAAGCCGCAAAAGCCCATACTCTGCGTCTACAGCGAAGAGCTGCTTAATAACAGGGGGGAGGATGTGTTGACAGATGCCGGCGAGCATGGCAGTTTCCGGAAAGCGCAGATTAACGGAACCATGGTGCAGGTAACTGCCGTATTCGGATTCACCCTCTCAGGACTGGTTATTCAGGATATAGTGAAGAATCTGTGA